The following are from one region of the Ignavibacteriales bacterium genome:
- the ilvB gene encoding biosynthetic-type acetolactate synthase large subunit yields MTPMKAQDNHQGKLMTGAEIFVRCLVEEGVDTLFGYPGGVVIGIYDVLHDLTHIKHILTRHEQGATHAAEGYSKATGRPGVVLVTSGPGATNAVTGIADAYMDSIPLVVFTGQVITKLIGNDAFQEVDIVGITRPITKHNYLVKDINDLANTIKAAFYIATTGRPGPVLVDLPKDVLAAKAVFEYPKTISLRSYNPVVEGNLRQIKKAAELLNEAKRPLLYVGGGVISSNASVEVRALADKLHAPITTTLHGLGAYPEQSKLALGMLGMHGTWYSNMAVDQCDVLVAIGARFDDRVTGKVEAFAKNAQKIHIDIDPSAISKNVPADVPIVGDVKRVVKQLLELVKPLDTKEWLKTIDRWKAEHPLRYKQDGSLRAQHVIHKLGEITDGDAIVVSDVGQSQMWTAQFFKWKHPRTQITSGGLGTMGFSLPAAMGAAFGRKDLPVVCISGDGGFQMNIQEMATIAQNKLPLKIFIMNNGYLGMVRQWQEFFWKKRYSHTQITSPDFVKLAESYGIRGMRVTSPAEVESTIKIALKYNDGPILVEFVVAPEENVYPMIPAGQTVNEIMDSPEPLEQSHATHKTMIHAKG; encoded by the coding sequence ATGACACCGATGAAAGCACAGGACAATCATCAAGGCAAACTGATGACGGGAGCAGAAATATTTGTGCGGTGCCTTGTAGAAGAAGGCGTCGATACACTCTTCGGGTATCCAGGCGGTGTCGTTATCGGCATCTACGATGTACTTCATGACCTAACACACATCAAACACATTCTCACTCGGCACGAACAAGGTGCAACACATGCCGCTGAGGGGTATTCGAAAGCAACCGGCAGGCCTGGTGTTGTGCTTGTTACATCCGGTCCCGGTGCAACAAATGCAGTAACCGGAATTGCCGACGCGTATATGGATTCGATACCGCTTGTCGTGTTCACAGGTCAGGTCATCACGAAACTTATTGGAAACGATGCGTTTCAGGAAGTGGATATTGTCGGTATCACGCGCCCGATCACAAAACATAATTATCTCGTGAAAGATATCAACGATCTGGCAAACACCATCAAGGCAGCGTTTTATATTGCCACCACCGGACGTCCGGGCCCAGTGCTTGTCGATTTGCCGAAAGATGTGCTTGCGGCAAAAGCGGTCTTTGAATATCCTAAGACAATTTCACTCCGAAGTTATAATCCGGTTGTGGAAGGGAACCTGAGACAAATCAAAAAAGCGGCAGAACTTCTCAATGAAGCGAAACGGCCCTTGTTATATGTCGGCGGCGGTGTTATCAGTTCAAACGCATCTGTGGAAGTTCGTGCACTTGCGGACAAACTGCATGCACCGATAACCACAACTCTGCATGGATTAGGTGCATATCCTGAGCAGAGCAAACTGGCGCTCGGTATGCTGGGCATGCATGGTACGTGGTACTCCAACATGGCTGTCGATCAGTGCGATGTACTTGTTGCTATTGGTGCACGGTTTGATGACCGTGTGACTGGAAAAGTGGAAGCATTCGCAAAGAACGCCCAGAAAATTCATATCGATATTGATCCATCCGCAATCAGTAAAAATGTGCCGGCGGATGTTCCGATCGTCGGAGATGTAAAACGCGTTGTCAAACAATTGCTTGAACTTGTGAAACCGCTGGATACAAAAGAGTGGCTGAAGACAATCGATAGATGGAAAGCAGAACATCCGCTGAGATATAAACAGGACGGGTCGCTTCGTGCACAGCATGTTATTCACAAGCTTGGCGAAATTACAGACGGCGATGCTATTGTTGTTTCCGATGTCGGTCAATCGCAAATGTGGACCGCCCAGTTCTTCAAATGGAAACATCCTCGCACGCAGATTACATCGGGCGGCCTCGGAACAATGGGTTTCTCACTTCCCGCTGCAATGGGTGCAGCATTCGGCCGCAAAGACCTGCCGGTTGTGTGCATCAGCGGTGACGGCGGTTTTCAAATGAACATTCAGGAAATGGCGACCATTGCCCAAAATAAGCTTCCTTTGAAAATATTTATTATGAATAACGGATATCTCGGCATGGTACGCCAGTGGCAGGAGTTTTTCTGGAAAAAAAGGTATTCCCATACACAAATTACAAGTCCGGACTTCGTGAAGCTGGCTGAATCGTACGGTATTCGCGGTATGCGAGTGACATCACCTGCAGAGGTTGAGAGCACCATCAAAATTGCATTAAAATATAACGATGGTCCTATTCTCGTTGAGTTTGTCGTAGCACCCGAAGAAAATGTTTATCCAATGATCCCCGCCGGACAAACGGTAAACGAAATTATGGATAGTCCCGAACCGCTAGAACAATCGCATGCAACTCATAAAACGATGATTCATGCAAAAGGATAA
- the ilvN gene encoding acetolactate synthase small subunit produces the protein MASSMTNEQAKQHTISMTVENHFGTLNRIAGLFAAKGYNIDSLTVGPTEDDEVSRMTIVTRGDDQIIEQIMKQLHKLIDTIKVVDLTDDTFVDRELALVKVQCTPTTRMEIMQISEIFRTKVVDVSPKTLTIEATGSQLKVDAIINMLKPFGIKELARTGRVAIKREFQGEV, from the coding sequence ATGGCATCATCAATGACAAATGAACAGGCAAAACAGCACACGATTTCGATGACTGTGGAAAACCATTTTGGCACTTTGAATAGAATTGCCGGACTCTTTGCGGCAAAGGGATATAACATCGACAGTCTCACCGTCGGGCCGACAGAGGATGACGAAGTCTCGCGCATGACCATCGTGACACGCGGCGACGATCAGATCATCGAACAGATTATGAAGCAGCTCCATAAACTGATCGATACGATTAAAGTGGTCGATCTAACAGATGATACGTTCGTTGACAGGGAACTAGCGTTGGTGAAAGTACAATGCACACCGACAACACGTATGGAGATTATGCAGATCTCGGAAATCTTTCGTACGAAGGTAGTAGACGTCAGTCCGAAAACACTAACCATTGAAGCGACGGGTTCACAATTGAAGGTGGATGCAATTATTAACATGCTCAAACCTTTTGGTATTAAAGAACTGGCGCGCACAGGTCGCGTAGCAATCAAACGAGAGTTTCAGGGCGAGGTATGA
- the gltB gene encoding glutamate synthase large subunit — translation MTSTVLKDFPLYDPRNEHDACGIGFIVNVNAERSHDTIMKGIQILVNLAHRGASGSDPKTGDGAGITIQIPHKFFARECGKLGFALPPEGEYGVGMLFLPVEPQPRFECEAIIERIVQEEGLSMLGWRDTPLDADAIGRVARVSQPYIEQIFVRKASGMTREELERKLYIIRKRAESEIAASNIQNKNFFYVPSLSSYTIIYKGLLIAPQIARFYKELSDPDTMSALCLVHQRFSTNTFPSWQLAHPFRYICHNGEINTLRGNVNWMSARQSVLKSAVFGDEIEKLFPIIQPGVSDSAALDNAVEVITMSGRSLPHAMTILIPEAWDADTGMSPEKRAFYEYHASLMEPWDGPAAVAFTDGRVIGATLDRNGLRPARYLVTHDNFLIMASEAGVLDIEPENVKHKGCLEPGNMLLADLTEKRIIPDEEIKARLAKRQPYAQWIQENQIRLDQLPEPPREIGFSPEDLLKRQRAFGYTDEDIRMIMIPMAVDGQDPVGSMGADTPLACLSDKPQPLFNYFKQNFAQVTNPPIDSIREELVMSLKSYIGTEGNLLDETPQHCHTLKLPEPILTNHDLEKMRRVSQGDFLATMLPTLFRVDGGEKELERALDGLCRRASLAIKSGYTIIILSDRGVDEEYAAIPSLLALTAVHNHLVREKTRTQVALVVESGEPREVMHFCLLIGFGASAVNPYLALETLEELSNREYFPEGLTLEKAVYNYKKAVNKGILKTMSKMGISTLQSYQGAQVFEAIGLGKELVDKYFTGIASRIGGIGLDVIAQEAKMKHEFAFRKLTSVDTELDLGGNYYFRINGERHMVNPTTITKLQQAVRFSDKKSYKEYAQHLNKQDGGLYNLRGLMEFKKGTRSVPIDEVEQAKEIVKRFVTGAMSYGSISKEAHETLAVAMNRMGARSNTGEGGEDEERFKPDADGNLRRSAIKQIASARFGVSANYLVNADEIQIKIAQGAKPGEGGQLPGHKVDAIIARTRHSIQGVGLISPPPHHDIYSIEDLAQLIFDMKNVNPRARISVKLVSENGVGTVAAGVAKAHADSILISGDSGGTGASPLSSIKHAGIPWEIGLAEAQQVLVLNDLRSRVRLQTDGKLQTGRDVAIAALLGAEEFGFSTMPLVSMGCIMMRKCHLNTCPVGIATQDPALRAKFEGTPEHVINFFFFVAEELREIMAQLGFRTVDEMVGRVDMLEARKAVEHWKAKHIDLSFLLHNPTAPSRFGRRSQILQDHGLNDVLDYQLIEKAKEAIENKTPVEFNLPIRNIHRTVGAMLSGEIARKYGSGGLPENTIKVHFTGSAGQSFGAFLARGVTLMLEGDANDYTGKGLSGGKLIIHPPRRSKCVPEENTVVGNVILYGATSGEAYFNGKAGERFAIRNSGATAVVESVGAHGCEYMTNGIVVVLGPTGKNFAAGMSGGFAYVLDESGEFSTTLCNRSMVDVDPLDAKDEETIRKLVENHFEYTASPRARFILDHWPQLVKKFVKVFPHDYKRVLSAASNAVQEKKTSVAVVEEVSRG, via the coding sequence ATGACATCAACAGTATTAAAAGATTTTCCGTTGTACGATCCGCGTAATGAGCATGATGCATGTGGAATAGGTTTTATCGTCAATGTGAATGCTGAGCGTTCGCATGATACCATCATGAAAGGGATCCAGATATTGGTGAACCTTGCGCATCGCGGTGCAAGCGGTTCCGATCCGAAAACAGGAGACGGTGCAGGTATTACCATACAGATTCCGCATAAGTTTTTTGCAAGAGAATGCGGGAAGCTTGGCTTTGCACTGCCGCCCGAAGGCGAGTATGGCGTTGGAATGTTATTTCTGCCGGTTGAACCTCAGCCGCGTTTTGAATGTGAAGCCATCATCGAACGAATAGTGCAGGAAGAAGGATTGAGCATGCTCGGTTGGCGTGACACGCCGCTTGATGCAGATGCGATCGGCCGTGTTGCACGCGTGTCGCAGCCGTACATTGAACAGATTTTCGTTCGGAAGGCTTCTGGTATGACGCGCGAAGAACTTGAACGCAAATTGTACATTATTCGGAAACGAGCCGAATCGGAAATTGCAGCCTCGAATATCCAGAATAAAAATTTCTTTTATGTTCCGTCGCTTTCGTCCTATACCATTATTTATAAAGGATTATTGATCGCGCCGCAGATTGCACGTTTCTATAAAGAGTTGTCGGATCCTGACACGATGAGCGCGCTCTGTCTTGTGCATCAGCGGTTCTCTACAAATACATTTCCGAGCTGGCAGCTTGCGCATCCGTTTCGATATATTTGTCATAATGGAGAGATTAATACTTTACGCGGAAACGTCAATTGGATGTCTGCGCGTCAATCGGTACTGAAATCGGCGGTGTTTGGTGATGAAATCGAAAAATTATTCCCCATCATCCAGCCGGGTGTCAGCGACTCTGCTGCATTGGATAATGCAGTAGAAGTGATAACGATGAGCGGGCGCAGTCTCCCTCATGCAATGACAATTCTTATTCCTGAAGCCTGGGATGCGGATACGGGAATGTCGCCGGAGAAACGTGCATTCTATGAATACCATGCATCATTGATGGAACCATGGGACGGCCCTGCCGCTGTCGCATTTACCGATGGACGCGTGATCGGTGCAACACTTGATCGTAATGGACTTCGTCCTGCACGATATCTGGTAACGCATGATAATTTTCTTATCATGGCATCTGAAGCGGGCGTATTGGATATTGAACCGGAAAACGTAAAACACAAAGGATGCCTGGAACCTGGCAACATGCTGCTTGCTGATCTGACGGAAAAGAGAATCATTCCAGACGAAGAAATCAAAGCCAGGCTTGCAAAGCGTCAACCCTATGCTCAATGGATTCAAGAAAATCAAATTCGGCTCGATCAGCTTCCTGAACCTCCGCGCGAGATCGGTTTCAGTCCTGAAGATTTACTGAAACGGCAGCGCGCGTTCGGGTACACAGACGAAGATATCCGGATGATCATGATCCCGATGGCAGTAGATGGACAGGACCCTGTCGGTTCGATGGGTGCGGATACACCGCTGGCATGTTTGTCGGATAAACCACAACCGTTGTTCAATTACTTTAAACAAAATTTTGCGCAGGTCACAAATCCGCCGATCGACTCCATCCGCGAAGAGTTAGTAATGTCGCTGAAAAGTTATATTGGAACAGAAGGCAACCTTCTAGATGAAACGCCTCAGCATTGCCACACGCTGAAATTGCCGGAACCGATCCTGACAAATCACGATCTGGAAAAAATGCGCCGGGTCTCGCAGGGAGATTTTCTTGCCACCATGCTGCCGACGCTCTTCCGTGTTGATGGTGGAGAAAAGGAACTTGAACGCGCGCTGGACGGACTCTGCCGTCGCGCATCATTGGCAATTAAATCAGGGTACACCATTATCATCCTCTCCGACCGCGGCGTCGATGAAGAGTATGCAGCAATCCCAAGTTTACTGGCTCTGACTGCAGTGCACAATCATCTCGTTCGGGAAAAAACCCGTACGCAAGTGGCACTGGTGGTCGAGTCCGGTGAACCGCGCGAAGTGATGCATTTCTGCTTGCTGATCGGATTCGGTGCAAGTGCGGTCAATCCGTATCTCGCTCTCGAAACACTAGAAGAGCTTTCGAATCGCGAATATTTTCCGGAAGGCCTGACGCTTGAAAAAGCAGTGTACAACTATAAAAAAGCAGTAAATAAAGGAATACTCAAAACAATGTCGAAAATGGGTATTTCCACATTACAAAGTTATCAGGGCGCGCAGGTATTCGAAGCGATCGGTCTGGGAAAAGAACTTGTCGACAAATATTTTACGGGCATCGCTTCTCGTATTGGCGGAATCGGGCTGGATGTGATAGCGCAGGAAGCAAAGATGAAACACGAATTTGCATTCCGGAAACTCACCAGTGTCGATACAGAACTTGATCTCGGAGGGAATTATTACTTCCGTATCAATGGCGAACGGCATATGGTGAATCCAACAACCATCACAAAGCTCCAGCAAGCGGTGCGATTCTCGGATAAAAAAAGTTACAAAGAGTATGCGCAGCATCTCAACAAGCAGGATGGAGGATTGTATAATCTGCGCGGGCTGATGGAATTTAAAAAAGGAACACGCTCTGTCCCGATAGACGAAGTTGAACAGGCAAAAGAAATCGTTAAACGGTTCGTTACCGGGGCAATGTCGTACGGTTCTATCAGTAAAGAAGCGCATGAGACACTCGCTGTTGCGATGAATCGCATGGGCGCCAGATCGAATACCGGTGAAGGCGGAGAGGATGAAGAACGATTCAAACCGGATGCTGACGGAAATCTTCGCCGGAGCGCTATTAAACAAATTGCTTCTGCGCGTTTTGGTGTTTCGGCAAACTATTTGGTCAATGCAGACGAGATCCAGATCAAGATTGCACAGGGTGCAAAACCTGGCGAGGGCGGTCAACTTCCTGGCCATAAAGTAGATGCCATCATTGCGAGAACACGGCATTCTATTCAGGGTGTCGGACTTATTTCACCGCCGCCACATCATGATATTTATTCCATTGAAGATCTGGCGCAGCTCATTTTCGACATGAAGAATGTAAATCCGCGCGCCCGCATTTCCGTAAAACTTGTTTCGGAAAACGGTGTCGGTACCGTTGCTGCCGGCGTCGCGAAGGCGCATGCAGATTCGATTCTTATCAGCGGCGATTCCGGCGGAACAGGAGCATCGCCGTTGTCATCCATTAAGCATGCCGGCATTCCATGGGAAATCGGACTTGCGGAGGCACAACAGGTGCTCGTCTTGAACGACCTGCGCAGCCGTGTCCGTCTGCAAACCGATGGAAAATTACAAACAGGGCGCGATGTTGCTATTGCAGCATTGTTAGGTGCGGAAGAATTTGGTTTTTCGACTATGCCGCTCGTTTCGATGGGCTGCATCATGATGCGAAAATGTCATCTCAATACTTGTCCGGTCGGTATTGCAACACAAGATCCGGCTCTTCGTGCAAAGTTTGAAGGAACCCCGGAACATGTCATCAATTTCTTTTTCTTCGTTGCCGAAGAATTGCGCGAGATTATGGCACAGCTTGGATTCAGGACGGTGGATGAAATGGTCGGGCGTGTCGATATGCTGGAAGCTCGAAAAGCCGTCGAGCACTGGAAAGCAAAACATATTGATCTTTCGTTCCTTCTGCATAATCCTACGGCGCCGTCACGATTCGGCCGCCGCAGTCAAATTCTGCAAGATCATGGATTAAACGATGTCCTTGATTATCAGTTGATTGAAAAAGCAAAGGAAGCAATTGAAAACAAAACTCCTGTAGAGTTCAATCTCCCAATTCGAAACATACACCGCACGGTTGGTGCAATGCTCAGCGGTGAGATTGCCAGGAAGTATGGTTCTGGCGGATTGCCGGAGAATACTATTAAAGTTCATTTTACCGGTTCCGCAGGCCAAAGTTTTGGCGCATTTCTCGCACGGGGTGTCACCCTGATGCTTGAAGGAGATGCCAACGACTATACGGGAAAAGGCTTGTCAGGCGGCAAACTAATCATTCATCCGCCGAGAAGATCGAAATGTGTGCCCGAGGAAAACACGGTAGTCGGTAATGTTATTCTCTATGGAGCAACGAGCGGCGAAGCGTATTTCAATGGAAAAGCAGGTGAACGTTTTGCTATCCGCAACTCTGGCGCAACTGCTGTTGTCGAATCGGTTGGTGCTCACGGCTGCGAATATATGACGAATGGAATTGTGGTGGTTCTTGGACCAACTGGAAAAAATTTTGCGGCAGGTATGTCGGGCGGCTTTGCGTACGTGCTCGATGAATCAGGCGAGTTTTCTACGACACTATGTAACCGGTCTATGGTCGATGTTGATCCGCTTGATGCGAAGGATGAAGAAACGATACGAAAGCTTGTAGAAAACCATTTTGAATATACTGCAAGCCCGCGTGCTCGATTTATTCTTGACCATTGGCCGCAGCTTGTAAAAAAGTTTGTGAAGGTATTTCCACATGACTATAAAAGAGTTTTGAGCGCTGCGTCAAATGCGGTTCAGGAAAAAAAGACATCGGTAGCGGTTGTCGAGGAGGTGTCCCGTGGGTAA